From a region of the Streptomyces sp. NBC_01454 genome:
- a CDS encoding XdhC/CoxI family protein — MLDIADELTRWVEQGRDFAVATVVAVGGSAPRRPGAALAVDSGGTAVGSVSGGCVEAAVYDLCVQALREGVTLRERFGYSAEDAFAVGLTCGGEIEVLITPVSAAGPDRSVWAAALATAARGTAAALARVVRGPAALLGRPLLVRPDGSYEGGLGGRPGLDRAAAEQARALLDAGRTGSCEVTEGGARCGPAVTLFVESSAPPPRMIIFGAVDFAAALVRAGKFLGYHVTVCDARPVFTTRARFPEADDLVVEWPHRYLQHTATDGRTVVCVLTHDAKFDIPLLEEALRLPVAFVGAMGSRRTHEDRNRQLRAAGLTAAELARLHSPIGLDLGARTPEETALSIAAEIVAARRGGTGVPLTGLRTPIHRAADEGGAGAAGSPAAA, encoded by the coding sequence ATGCTGGACATCGCCGACGAGCTGACCCGATGGGTCGAACAGGGCCGGGACTTCGCCGTGGCCACCGTCGTGGCCGTCGGCGGCAGTGCCCCGCGCCGGCCCGGTGCCGCTCTCGCCGTCGACAGCGGGGGCACGGCCGTCGGGTCGGTCTCCGGAGGCTGTGTGGAGGCGGCGGTGTATGACCTGTGCGTCCAGGCGCTCCGGGAGGGGGTGACGCTGCGCGAACGGTTCGGCTACAGCGCGGAGGACGCCTTCGCGGTGGGACTGACCTGCGGGGGCGAGATCGAGGTCCTGATCACGCCGGTGTCGGCGGCCGGGCCGGACCGCAGCGTGTGGGCGGCGGCGCTGGCGACCGCCGCCCGGGGCACGGCGGCGGCCCTCGCCCGGGTCGTCCGGGGCCCGGCCGCACTCCTCGGCAGACCGCTGCTCGTCCGTCCCGACGGGTCGTACGAGGGCGGCCTCGGCGGGCGTCCGGGGCTGGACCGCGCGGCGGCGGAGCAGGCCCGCGCCCTGCTGGACGCCGGGCGCACCGGTTCCTGCGAGGTCACGGAGGGCGGAGCGCGCTGCGGGCCGGCCGTGACGCTGTTCGTCGAATCGAGCGCACCACCGCCCCGCATGATCATCTTTGGTGCGGTGGACTTCGCCGCGGCGCTGGTGCGGGCGGGCAAGTTCCTCGGCTACCACGTGACGGTGTGCGACGCCCGCCCCGTCTTCACCACCCGGGCGCGCTTTCCCGAGGCCGACGACCTCGTGGTCGAGTGGCCGCACCGCTACCTCCAGCACACCGCGACCGACGGCCGCACGGTGGTGTGTGTGCTCACCCACGACGCCAAGTTCGACATTCCCCTGCTGGAGGAGGCGCTACGGCTGCCGGTCGCCTTCGTCGGCGCGATGGGCTCACGCCGGACCCACGAGGACCGCAACCGTCAACTCCGCGCAGCCGGCCTCACCGCGGCCGAACTCGCCCGGCTCCACTCGCCGATCGGCCTCGACCTGGGCGCCCGTACGCCCGAGGAGACCGCCCTGTCCATCGCGGCGGAGATCGTCGCGGCCCGGCGGGGTGGCACGGGCGTCCCGCTGACCGGCCTCCGGACACCGATCCACCGTGCCGCGGACGAGGGAGGTGCTGGTGCCGCCGGGTCGCCTGCCGCGGCCTGA
- a CDS encoding xanthine dehydrogenase family protein molybdopterin-binding subunit: protein MTTTTTGTTAVTGAVGAAHTRMEGLAKVTGAARYAGEIPFAELAHGWLVVSTIARGRIRAVESAPVLAMPGVLAVLHHGNAPRVDGNYTGALGKPDPVLQVFQHDRVPYAGWPVALVVAETPEQAREAAAALVVRYDQEPHEVAFAAGHPGRYTPQDSPNSPAETAKGDLAAALAASTVVVDAQYTTPEEHHHPLEPHAAMARWEGGRLEVVDSNQGSAFVAQELAHLFSLEPASVRVRSEHVGGGFGSKATRPHQVLAAMAATVLQRPVRVVLTRRQMFSLVGYRSPTAQRVRLGADADGRLRAFEHQAECVTSTVYEFIERSADMGRVMYDADAHHTVNRVVPLDVPTPSWMRAPGEAPGSFALESALDELAEKCGMDPIALRARNEPEAGPVSGLPFSSHKLQACFQEGARRFGWAERDPRPGGRRDGRWLLGTGTAASQFPARAAPSTAAVTAEADGDFTVRITAADIGTGARTALTLVAADALRVAPERIRMRIADSDFGPAMIAGGSMGTRSWSWAVMAAAGELREQLALGGGIPPQGITVRSDTAAAIAALAATERHAFGAQFAEVAVDITSGEVRVRRMLGIFAAGRIVNPLTARSQFIGGMTWGLSMALHEEAVRDRASGAPVGADLAGYHVAAHADVPPIEADWVDDPDESDPVGIKGIGEIGVVGGAAAIANAVWHATGVRHRHLPIRPDRVLLAGGGGRAGG from the coding sequence ATGACCACGACGACCACGGGAACCACCGCGGTGACAGGGGCCGTCGGCGCCGCCCACACCCGCATGGAGGGCCTGGCCAAGGTCACCGGGGCGGCCCGGTACGCGGGGGAGATCCCGTTCGCCGAACTCGCCCATGGCTGGCTGGTGGTGTCCACCATCGCCCGTGGGCGCATCCGTGCCGTGGAGTCCGCCCCCGTGCTGGCGATGCCCGGAGTGCTCGCCGTGCTCCACCACGGCAACGCCCCGCGCGTCGACGGCAACTACACCGGTGCCCTGGGGAAGCCCGACCCGGTCCTCCAGGTCTTCCAGCACGACCGGGTGCCCTACGCGGGCTGGCCGGTGGCGCTGGTCGTCGCCGAAACGCCCGAGCAGGCGAGGGAGGCCGCCGCGGCGCTGGTGGTCCGCTACGACCAGGAGCCGCACGAGGTCGCGTTCGCCGCCGGGCATCCGGGCAGGTACACGCCCCAGGACTCCCCGAACTCCCCGGCGGAGACGGCGAAGGGCGACCTGGCGGCCGCGCTCGCCGCGTCCACCGTGGTGGTGGACGCGCAGTACACCACGCCCGAGGAGCACCACCATCCGCTGGAGCCGCATGCGGCGATGGCGCGCTGGGAGGGCGGCCGGCTGGAGGTCGTCGATTCCAACCAGGGCAGCGCATTCGTCGCGCAGGAACTCGCGCACCTCTTCTCCCTGGAGCCGGCCTCGGTACGGGTGCGGTCCGAGCACGTCGGCGGCGGCTTCGGGTCCAAGGCCACCCGCCCGCACCAGGTGCTCGCCGCCATGGCGGCGACCGTCCTTCAGCGCCCGGTCAGGGTCGTCCTGACGCGCCGGCAGATGTTCTCGCTCGTCGGCTACCGCAGCCCCACCGCGCAGCGGGTCAGGCTCGGCGCCGACGCCGACGGACGGCTGCGCGCCTTCGAGCACCAAGCCGAGTGCGTCACCTCGACGGTGTATGAATTCATCGAGCGCAGCGCCGACATGGGGCGGGTGATGTACGACGCCGACGCGCACCACACCGTCAACCGTGTCGTCCCGCTCGATGTGCCGACGCCGAGCTGGATGCGGGCGCCGGGCGAGGCGCCGGGCTCGTTCGCGCTGGAGTCCGCGCTCGACGAACTCGCCGAGAAGTGCGGGATGGACCCGATCGCGCTACGGGCACGCAACGAACCGGAAGCCGGCCCCGTCTCCGGTCTCCCGTTCAGCAGCCACAAGCTGCAGGCGTGCTTCCAGGAGGGCGCCCGCAGATTCGGCTGGGCGGAGCGCGACCCGCGTCCCGGCGGGCGGCGCGACGGTCGCTGGCTGCTCGGCACCGGCACGGCCGCCTCGCAGTTCCCCGCTCGCGCCGCCCCGTCCACGGCGGCCGTGACGGCGGAGGCGGACGGCGATTTCACCGTACGGATCACCGCGGCGGACATCGGCACCGGCGCGCGCACCGCGCTGACCCTGGTGGCCGCGGACGCGCTGCGGGTGGCTCCGGAACGCATCCGGATGCGGATCGCGGACAGCGACTTCGGCCCGGCGATGATCGCGGGCGGCTCGATGGGCACCCGCTCCTGGTCCTGGGCGGTGATGGCCGCGGCGGGCGAACTGCGGGAGCAACTGGCCCTGGGCGGCGGGATTCCGCCGCAGGGGATCACGGTCCGGTCGGACACCGCCGCGGCGATTGCCGCCCTCGCGGCCACCGAACGGCACGCCTTCGGCGCGCAGTTCGCCGAGGTCGCCGTGGACATCACCAGTGGGGAGGTCCGTGTGCGCCGGATGCTCGGTATCTTCGCCGCCGGCCGGATCGTCAATCCGCTGACCGCCCGCAGTCAGTTCATCGGCGGCATGACCTGGGGGCTGTCCATGGCGCTGCACGAGGAGGCGGTCCGCGACCGGGCGTCGGGCGCCCCTGTCGGCGCCGACCTCGCGGGCTATCACGTCGCCGCGCACGCCGACGTGCCCCCCATCGAGGCGGACTGGGTGGACGACCCGGACGAGAGCGATCCGGTCGGCATCAAGGGGATAGGTGAGATCGGGGTCGTCGGCGGTGCGGCGGCGATCGCCAACGCGGTCTGGCACGCGACCGGGGTACGCCACCGGCATCTGCCGATCCGCCCCGACCGCGTCCTGCTGGCGGGAGGTGGGGGCCGCGCCGGCGGATGA
- a CDS encoding APC family permease — protein MPDHPHTSRKLRLWEALALSVGLMGPTLAMGLNGAGVAAAVGKAVPLVFLLGLLGVGLVGYGFWRLTQHFHHAGSVYALAGATIGPRAGFFGGFALLGTYLAFLICTLAATGVFAHAFLHALGMTSTGPWAAVSALAGLGVTLLNSRDTRLTARTLLIAEGIGIAAMLVLAVVVLGRTGTGTAPRHQTFDLSVFAPGGATYGAVMTATVFAFLSWAGFEACASLGEETDNPRRNIPRALAGSVLLTGVLYVLMMFVQTIGFGTDDKGVREFAGAESALVTLSGSYLGTWFSLVIAFTAVASAFAAALSSSAAAARMVSALARDGFGPAALARTDQATGAPTRALRLCGAVAVAIAVVMYGLGTTAFDAYYWYATIGVLCVLVVYAVAGVGVIVFTLSRRGHIPRRELVIPLAGLGYLCFVFYQQSTGQSAPYTYFPWIAAAWCATGLAVVLLAPSLARRIGARLTSELNGAEDHRQERSLELPATDSVKVTP, from the coding sequence GTGCCCGATCATCCTCATACCTCACGCAAGCTGCGCCTGTGGGAAGCGCTGGCCCTCTCCGTCGGACTCATGGGCCCGACCCTGGCCATGGGACTCAACGGGGCCGGCGTCGCGGCCGCCGTGGGCAAGGCCGTTCCCCTGGTCTTCCTGCTCGGCCTGCTCGGCGTCGGCCTCGTGGGCTACGGCTTCTGGCGGCTGACCCAGCACTTCCACCACGCCGGCTCCGTCTACGCCCTGGCCGGGGCCACCATCGGACCCCGCGCCGGCTTCTTCGGCGGGTTCGCCCTGCTGGGGACCTACCTCGCCTTCCTGATCTGCACCCTGGCCGCGACCGGGGTCTTCGCCCACGCGTTCCTGCACGCTCTGGGCATGACGTCCACCGGCCCGTGGGCGGCCGTCTCGGCCCTCGCGGGCCTGGGTGTCACGCTGCTCAACTCGCGCGACACCCGGCTCACCGCCCGCACCTTGCTGATCGCCGAAGGCATCGGCATCGCGGCCATGCTGGTCCTCGCCGTCGTCGTCCTGGGGCGCACCGGCACCGGAACGGCGCCTCGGCACCAGACCTTCGACCTGTCGGTCTTCGCCCCCGGCGGAGCCACCTACGGCGCCGTCATGACGGCGACCGTCTTCGCCTTCCTGTCCTGGGCCGGATTCGAGGCGTGCGCGTCACTGGGCGAGGAGACCGACAACCCCAGGCGCAACATCCCGCGCGCCCTGGCGGGCAGTGTGCTGCTCACCGGTGTTCTGTACGTCCTGATGATGTTCGTCCAGACCATAGGGTTCGGGACCGATGACAAGGGCGTGCGGGAATTCGCCGGGGCGGAATCGGCCCTGGTGACGCTGTCCGGCAGCTACCTCGGCACCTGGTTCTCACTCGTCATCGCCTTCACCGCGGTCGCCTCCGCCTTCGCCGCCGCGCTGTCCTCGTCCGCCGCCGCCGCACGCATGGTCTCCGCGCTGGCCCGCGACGGCTTCGGACCGGCCGCCCTCGCCCGTACCGATCAGGCCACCGGTGCCCCCACCAGGGCCCTGCGGCTGTGCGGCGCCGTGGCCGTCGCGATCGCGGTGGTCATGTACGGCCTGGGCACCACCGCCTTCGACGCCTACTACTGGTACGCGACCATCGGCGTGCTGTGCGTCCTGGTCGTCTACGCCGTAGCCGGGGTCGGCGTGATCGTCTTCACCCTCTCCCGCCGCGGCCACATCCCCCGCCGCGAACTGGTCATCCCACTCGCCGGACTGGGCTACCTCTGCTTCGTCTTCTACCAACAGTCCACCGGCCAGAGCGCCCCCTACACCTACTTCCCCTGGATCGCGGCAGCCTGGTGCGCGACCGGCCTCGCCGTCGTCCTCCTCGCCCCCTCCCTCGCCCGGCGCATCGGCGCCCGCCTCACCAGTGAACTGAACGGAGCCGAGGACCACCGCCAGGAGCGCAGCCTCGAACTGCCCGCCACCGACAGCGTGAAGGTGACCCCATGA
- a CDS encoding MurR/RpiR family transcriptional regulator, translated as MADLAGEHSDLAKGDTGREPAGHDAGPGITVAELVRRVEGGLSPAERKIARALTANYPAAGLESASGLASQAGVSAPTVVRFVARLGFDGYRHFQQSLREEVQARHASPLTLAPVIGRDSPTSELVEAARQVSSVTMEQTFAALPEREFDQAVGLICNPAKRIASFGGRFSQLLAEYLDLHLRLLRPGTFVHIAAPGRDAGFRVDLSRRDVCVVFDFRRYQDDTVQLARYAHERGAKVVLFTDPWLSPVAEFADVVLPARVEAPSPFDSIVAPMALVETLVAAVHARLGPAAEERMRAAEEAWRGEAGTV; from the coding sequence ATGGCTGATCTGGCCGGAGAGCACAGCGATCTTGCGAAGGGCGACACGGGGCGGGAGCCGGCTGGTCATGACGCCGGCCCGGGAATCACCGTGGCCGAGCTGGTGCGGCGTGTGGAGGGCGGGCTGTCTCCCGCCGAACGGAAGATCGCGCGGGCGCTGACCGCCAACTACCCGGCGGCCGGGCTGGAGTCCGCTTCGGGGCTCGCGTCCCAGGCGGGGGTCAGCGCCCCCACCGTGGTGCGTTTCGTCGCCCGGCTCGGGTTCGACGGCTACCGGCACTTCCAGCAGTCGCTCCGTGAGGAAGTGCAGGCGCGTCACGCCTCGCCGCTGACCCTGGCGCCGGTGATCGGCAGGGATTCTCCGACCTCCGAACTGGTCGAGGCGGCGCGGCAGGTGAGCAGCGTGACCATGGAGCAGACGTTCGCAGCGCTGCCCGAGCGGGAGTTCGATCAGGCGGTCGGATTGATCTGCAACCCCGCCAAGCGGATCGCATCCTTCGGCGGCCGGTTCTCCCAGCTGCTGGCCGAGTACCTCGACCTGCATCTTCGGCTGCTGCGTCCGGGGACCTTCGTGCACATCGCGGCCCCGGGGCGCGACGCGGGCTTCCGTGTCGACCTGAGCCGGCGGGATGTGTGTGTGGTCTTCGACTTCCGCCGCTACCAGGACGACACCGTGCAGCTCGCCCGGTACGCGCACGAACGCGGGGCCAAGGTCGTGCTGTTCACCGACCCGTGGCTCTCGCCCGTGGCCGAGTTCGCCGACGTGGTGCTCCCCGCGCGGGTGGAGGCCCCCAGCCCGTTCGACAGCATTGTGGCGCCCATGGCGCTCGTGGAGACCCTGGTCGCCGCCGTGCACGCGCGTCTGGGGCCGGCGGCCGAGGAGCGGATGCGGGCCGCGGAGGAGGCGTGGCGTGGCGAGGCCGGCACCGTCTGA
- a CDS encoding acylphosphatase, producing MIRRHVVVSGRVQGVFFRDTCRRMAAEHAVAGWVGNRPDGTVEAVFEGEPERVATLMDWVREGPPLATVDTVTVQEEEPEGLTCFEVR from the coding sequence ATGATCCGCAGACATGTGGTGGTCTCCGGGAGGGTGCAGGGGGTGTTCTTCCGTGACACCTGCCGGCGCATGGCGGCCGAGCACGCCGTGGCCGGCTGGGTCGGCAACCGCCCGGACGGCACGGTGGAGGCCGTGTTCGAGGGGGAGCCCGAGCGGGTGGCGACGCTGATGGACTGGGTGCGCGAGGGCCCGCCCCTGGCGACCGTCGACACCGTGACCGTCCAGGAGGAGGAACCGGAGGGCCTGACGTGCTTCGAGGTCCGTTAG
- a CDS encoding DUF72 domain-containing protein: MTVLVGTSGWQYKDWRTVLYPPGRPQRLWLEEYARHFATVESNAAFYRLPEEKTFADWRARTPDGFVLAVKASRYLTHIKRLRDPAEPVARLMSRAAALGPRLGPVLLQLPPTLPADARLLDTCLGCFPAGTRVAVEPRHPSWWTAEIRTVLERRGAALCWADRGSRPVTPLWRTADWGYVRFHGGRAEPSPRYGRQALGTWVRRITDTWPDRADVHAYFNNDTNGAAVLDAAHFGRAVAAAGRSVSRTPTGRGASGRPPGRERSARVPPGEER; the protein is encoded by the coding sequence ATGACCGTCCTCGTCGGAACCTCCGGCTGGCAGTACAAGGACTGGCGTACGGTCCTCTACCCGCCCGGCCGGCCGCAGCGGCTGTGGCTGGAGGAGTACGCGCGGCACTTCGCCACCGTCGAGAGCAATGCCGCCTTCTACCGGCTGCCCGAGGAGAAGACCTTCGCCGACTGGCGGGCGCGGACCCCCGACGGGTTCGTCCTGGCCGTCAAGGCAAGCCGCTACCTCACCCACATCAAGCGGCTGCGCGACCCCGCGGAGCCGGTCGCACGGCTGATGTCGCGGGCCGCCGCCCTCGGCCCCCGGCTCGGCCCCGTCCTGCTCCAACTGCCGCCCACGCTCCCCGCGGACGCCCGGCTGCTGGACACCTGCCTCGGCTGTTTCCCCGCCGGCACCCGGGTGGCGGTCGAACCCCGACACCCCTCGTGGTGGACCGCGGAGATCCGTACGGTGCTGGAGCGGCGGGGCGCCGCGCTGTGCTGGGCCGACCGCGGCTCCCGGCCCGTGACGCCCCTCTGGCGGACCGCCGACTGGGGGTATGTCCGCTTCCACGGAGGCCGTGCGGAACCCTCGCCGCGCTACGGTCGGCAGGCGCTCGGCACCTGGGTGCGGCGGATCACCGACACCTGGCCGGACCGGGCGGACGTCCATGCGTACTTCAACAACGACACGAACGGCGCGGCCGTCCTGGACGCCGCACACTTCGGCCGGGCCGTCGCGGCCGCCGGACGCTCCGTCAGCCGCACGCCGACCGGGCGCGGCGCCAGCGGCCGGCCACCGGGCCGGGAGCGGTCCGCGCGGGTGCCGCCAGGCGAGGAGAGGTGA